A single Xylella taiwanensis DNA region contains:
- a CDS encoding M48 family metalloprotease, giving the protein MRRLSLALVIAFALPLGSIGVDAQESRLPDIGSSAGQLLTPARQAEYGKLMMAELRNYGYVLEDPLLQGWLQTIGERLAANSDQPQQSFTFILLKERQINAFATLGGYVAVNSGLLLTAEREDEVAAVLSHEIAHITQQHVLRSVERAQRDQIPILLGMLAAVIAAQHVGGNSSGDATMAGITSAMGLMQQRQINYTRSNEAEADRLGIRTLARSGYDVEAMAGFFERMSLAMRGNSGGDQVPDYLQTHPVTVTRISEAKARAEQFKKQTELTMASSVPGLMSQERLGLNHVLPGVASNPLLPRGLQPAYGVLSRGPSGQFGWAKERLRVLSAKSPDIALREYEALRRNAKGGLSEFQRYGLALAKLRSGSNLAEVMHEFRALLEVHPDNVWLGLALAQTQARTGQRREAGERFDALLRRFPGKRAVVLMYAEMLNEGGNLQDGKRAQALLLPLLRQLAGDALFQQTFARACELAGATARASEAYAEAAFLNGRPEQALIQLQALKKQNLDYVTRARVDARIAVITPTVLEMRRQGVRDPDLDR; this is encoded by the coding sequence TTGCGTCGACTATCACTTGCTCTTGTCATTGCTTTCGCTTTGCCCCTGGGGAGTATCGGTGTCGATGCTCAGGAAAGCCGCTTACCGGATATTGGTTCGTCGGCGGGCCAACTGTTGACACCGGCACGTCAGGCTGAATATGGCAAGCTGATGATGGCTGAGTTACGCAACTATGGCTATGTGTTGGAAGATCCGTTGTTGCAGGGTTGGTTGCAGACCATAGGGGAACGTTTGGCTGCCAATAGTGATCAACCGCAGCAGTCTTTTACATTTATCTTGTTAAAAGAGCGTCAAATCAATGCGTTTGCCACATTGGGGGGCTATGTGGCGGTGAATTCCGGTCTGTTGCTGACTGCAGAACGTGAGGATGAGGTTGCAGCAGTGCTTTCGCACGAGATCGCGCACATTACCCAGCAACATGTGCTGCGTAGCGTTGAGCGCGCGCAGCGTGATCAGATTCCGATTCTTCTAGGTATGCTGGCAGCCGTCATCGCTGCGCAGCATGTTGGTGGTAATTCAAGTGGTGATGCGACGATGGCTGGTATTACCAGCGCGATGGGACTCATGCAGCAGCGTCAGATCAACTACACCCGTTCCAACGAGGCTGAGGCTGATCGCCTTGGAATTCGCACCCTGGCGCGTAGTGGTTACGATGTAGAGGCGATGGCCGGTTTTTTTGAGAGAATGTCGCTGGCGATGCGTGGTAATTCTGGTGGTGACCAGGTGCCAGATTACTTGCAGACCCATCCGGTCACTGTGACCCGCATCAGCGAAGCTAAGGCACGTGCCGAGCAATTCAAGAAACAAACGGAACTGACGATGGCGAGTAGTGTTCCTGGCCTGATGTCTCAGGAACGCTTGGGTTTGAATCACGTCTTGCCTGGTGTTGCTTCCAATCCATTGTTGCCCAGGGGATTACAGCCAGCGTATGGCGTGTTATCTCGTGGCCCCAGCGGTCAGTTTGGTTGGGCCAAGGAGCGTCTACGGGTACTTAGCGCGAAATCGCCAGATATTGCGTTGCGTGAGTATGAAGCCCTACGTCGCAATGCAAAGGGTGGGTTGAGTGAGTTTCAGCGCTATGGTCTGGCGTTGGCTAAGTTGCGCAGTGGCAGCAACCTAGCTGAGGTCATGCATGAATTTCGTGCGTTGTTAGAGGTGCATCCTGACAACGTGTGGCTTGGATTAGCGTTGGCACAGACACAAGCCCGGACTGGTCAGCGTCGTGAGGCTGGCGAGCGTTTCGATGCATTGTTACGGCGCTTTCCTGGGAAACGTGCAGTGGTGTTGATGTACGCGGAGATGCTCAATGAAGGTGGCAATCTCCAGGATGGTAAGCGTGCTCAGGCATTGTTGTTGCCGTTACTGCGCCAGTTAGCTGGGGATGCATTATTTCAACAAACCTTCGCGCGTGCTTGCGAGTTGGCCGGAGCTACTGCACGAGCCAGTGAGGCCTATGCTGAAGCTGCGTTTCTGAACGGACGTCCGGAGCAGGCATTGATTCAGTTGCAGGCGTTGAAGAAGCAGAATCTGGATTATGTGACGCGGGCGCGAGTCGATGCGCGTATTGCGGTGATTACTCCAACGGTGCTGGAAATGCGGCGTCAAGGTGTCCGTGATCCAGATTTGGACCGATGA
- the phoB gene encoding phosphate regulon transcriptional regulator PhoB, whose product MQKRVLIVDDEVAIREMVAFALRKGEFESLHASDAREAQTVIADCVPDLILLDWMLPGTSGLDLARRWRKESLTREIPIIMLTARSEEDDRVGGLEAGVDDYVVKPFSARELLARIRAVMRRTREDDEDGSVAIGKLRIDGAAHRVYAGNMPVPIGPTEYRLLHFFMTHSERVYTRTQLLDHVWGGSVYVEERTIDVHIRRLRRTLEPFNLDAMVQTVRSAGYRFSGSL is encoded by the coding sequence GTGCAAAAACGCGTCTTGATTGTCGATGATGAAGTTGCGATTCGCGAGATGGTTGCTTTCGCTCTGCGTAAAGGCGAATTTGAATCGTTGCATGCCAGCGATGCGCGCGAGGCTCAGACCGTTATCGCAGATTGCGTTCCCGATTTGATTCTGTTGGATTGGATGCTGCCCGGTACGAGTGGCCTAGACTTGGCCCGGCGCTGGCGTAAGGAGTCGCTGACCCGTGAAATACCGATCATCATGTTGACCGCGCGTAGTGAGGAGGATGATCGGGTTGGTGGTTTGGAAGCTGGGGTGGATGACTACGTGGTCAAGCCATTCTCGGCGCGCGAACTGTTGGCACGAATTCGCGCGGTGATGCGCCGCACGCGTGAGGATGATGAAGATGGTAGTGTCGCGATTGGAAAATTACGTATCGACGGTGCCGCGCACCGTGTGTATGCCGGTAATATGCCAGTACCAATTGGGCCGACTGAATACCGTTTACTTCATTTCTTTATGACACATTCGGAGCGCGTATACACGCGTACTCAACTGTTGGATCATGTTTGGGGCGGCAGCGTATACGTAGAGGAGCGCACGATCGATGTGCATATCCGCCGCTTACGTAGGACTTTGGAGCCATTCAACCTGGATGCTATGGTGCAGACCGTGCGCAGTGCCGGTTACCGTTTCTCCGGGTCACTCTAG
- the phoR gene encoding phosphate regulon sensor histidine kinase PhoR, translated as MLLTALLVGLLIGQVWIVLTLTALGELAWQYWRLHQVLHRLAVRRRWDRSAGIGVWKALEHLLYRNQTDMRARGRRLMEMLRTYRAAAAALPDAVVVVDCNSQCIQWFNEAANTLLGLRYPGDLDMPVVERLRPLPLAPWLIPGCGNAEGMLDVPSPVNADLRLNLRMIPYFDDYLLLVVRDVTKLLHLEQVQRDFVANVSHELRTPLTVVYGYLDMLDPDDFPDAGPMLSEMRKQSQRMAQLVEDLLTLSRLESQEELEEEQVAMVPMLATLRREAEAHSQGRHVIEVIDNAGCDLFGSNKDLHSAFSNLLTNAVRYTPAGGSVRVYFQRENDGVVLMVCDTGYGIPISHLPRITERFYRVSSSRSRERGGTGLGLSIVKHVLELHQARLEIISEVGRGSEFSCHFGAARVAMRESESLPIHP; from the coding sequence ATGTTGCTCACTGCACTGCTTGTTGGCCTGCTGATCGGCCAAGTATGGATAGTACTGACTTTGACGGCATTAGGAGAGCTGGCTTGGCAATACTGGCGATTGCATCAAGTGCTGCATCGACTGGCCGTGCGTCGACGCTGGGATCGCTCGGCGGGTATTGGTGTTTGGAAAGCGTTAGAACACTTGCTTTACCGTAATCAAACCGACATGCGTGCGCGTGGTCGTCGGTTGATGGAGATGCTGCGTACCTACCGCGCAGCGGCTGCAGCCTTACCTGATGCGGTGGTTGTGGTTGATTGCAACAGCCAATGCATTCAATGGTTCAATGAGGCTGCGAATACTTTGCTTGGCCTGCGTTACCCTGGTGACCTGGATATGCCTGTCGTCGAGCGGCTGCGGCCTTTGCCGCTGGCACCATGGTTGATCCCCGGCTGCGGCAATGCTGAGGGGATGTTGGACGTGCCTTCACCAGTGAATGCTGACTTGCGCTTGAATCTGCGCATGATTCCTTATTTCGATGATTACTTGTTGCTGGTGGTGCGCGACGTTACCAAACTGTTGCATTTGGAGCAGGTACAGCGCGACTTCGTAGCTAACGTGTCGCACGAATTACGCACCCCACTGACCGTGGTCTATGGCTATCTTGACATGCTCGATCCGGATGATTTCCCAGATGCTGGTCCGATGTTGAGTGAAATGCGTAAGCAGTCGCAGCGCATGGCGCAGTTAGTTGAGGATCTATTGACCCTCTCGAGATTGGAATCCCAGGAGGAACTCGAAGAGGAGCAGGTGGCAATGGTGCCGATGCTGGCAACCTTGCGTCGTGAGGCTGAAGCGCACAGTCAAGGTCGTCATGTGATTGAAGTGATCGACAATGCCGGCTGCGATCTTTTCGGTTCCAATAAAGACCTTCACAGTGCGTTTTCCAATTTGCTTACCAACGCAGTGCGTTACACCCCGGCTGGGGGTAGCGTTAGGGTGTATTTTCAACGCGAAAACGATGGTGTGGTGCTGATGGTTTGCGATACTGGTTATGGCATTCCAATTTCACATTTACCACGAATCACCGAACGTTTTTACCGGGTTTCCAGCAGCCGCTCGCGTGAGAGGGGTGGTACCGGTTTAGGGTTGTCTATCGTCAAGCATGTGTTGGAGCTGCACCAAGCGCGCTTAGAAATCATCAGTGAGGTTGGTAGGGGGAGTGAGTTTTCCTGCCACTTTGGTGCAGCGCGTGTCGCCATGCGTGAATCTGAGTCTTTGCCGATACACCCTTGA